In Deinococcus sp. KNUC1210, a single genomic region encodes these proteins:
- a CDS encoding IS630 family transposase codes for MKTIVVKTWAPTGKTPIIQSKLNWKSLSIIAGLSSAGHVVQRTYEHSVKAPQMVEFLDHLLAHIPGNVIVVLDRAAIHRAKLVLDYVQTQPRLTVEYLPGYAPECNPVEWLWAYIKRNVLGNVCLRNIRDLKTRWRAGFQRVRRKKLVPTFFAGSALP; via the coding sequence CTGAAGACCATCGTCGTCAAGACCTGGGCACCAACGGGCAAGACTCCGATCATTCAGAGCAAACTCAACTGGAAGAGCCTGTCGATCATCGCTGGCCTGTCCTCTGCCGGACACGTCGTCCAGCGCACCTACGAACACTCGGTCAAAGCGCCACAGATGGTAGAATTCCTCGATCATCTCTTGGCGCACATCCCGGGCAACGTCATCGTGGTGCTGGATCGCGCCGCGATCCACCGCGCCAAGCTCGTGCTTGACTACGTCCAGACACAGCCGCGCCTGACCGTGGAGTATTTGCCCGGTTACGCTCCTGAATGCAACCCGGTGGAGTGGCTCTGGGCCTACATCAAACGGAACGTCCTGGGCAACGTCTGCCTGCGCAACATCCGCGACTTGAAGACGCGCTGGCGGGCGGGATTCCAGCGTGTCCGACGCAAGAAGCTCGTCCCCACCTTCTTCGCTGGCTCTGCGCTGCCCTAA